The Haliotis asinina isolate JCU_RB_2024 chromosome 3, JCU_Hal_asi_v2, whole genome shotgun sequence genome segment CTGTTGTGTCCACATTTCCTCTACCTGAACAAACGATTAGATGATTTAAAGACTGACTTTAGCTACGTCAATAAATGTTCCAGTTCTTAGTGTCGGAACTTTGGTTAATGCACGCCAAGTCATATATCGTACACATAGGTCGCATAACTGTCGAATCAATAAGGGCGTGGGTATTAGCCGTTGCATTTAGAGACCTGAACCGAAATAACTGATTTATTAGTCGCCTGCACTACACTTGTCACGCACCCTAAATAGGAAAATGCTGACACCTTTCCTTCAGATGTGTGTGCAAGGCAGCGGAGTTGGGAAGCACTTTATAGAACAAATCATGCTTTAAGACCACCCGCTATCACTGCATCCTTTCAGTGATGTATAAACACTTATGATGCAGCTGACATCGTGAATGGAATTATTTcttatattaaattatttattaAAAAGATTTCTCATCGTAAGATACTTTTCGTCAGCATATTTGGTGATATGCAAATGATATCCGACGCCAAATAAACAAATGTAGACATTAGAAGTCGGTCGTTGTTGGGGACGATCAGTTGGGATAGAAAATATGAAATGGGCGGAAGAATATCCTTTCCTCTCAAACAGTGGGGCAATCTGAACTTTCAATGTGGATATAAAGTAAAAGCGTCAACAAACTTTCCAAAGACAGACATCTAACTAACGCGCCACCATTTCTCTATATCACCGTCCCTAAACATAACGCATCACAACGcctcatacacgtgcatggggtgtcattcttgattttgacggttttcaaaaaggtcgataaatcaaaattaagcccattaattttgacaatcatcttgcatcacacagttgttGATGTCTCTTTTTAGccgttatttatttattttttgtttgtttgtttgaaaatgaaaatcgtactcATGTATATATCACGTCATACACCaattatcaacattgattgacccTAGTATATCGCCCAATCCAATTTCTTTCAATCGTAAATCAAAAATGTTCCTCTCCTCTTTTTGTAGAACGCCCCCCTCCcccgcacgcacgcacagacgCGCGCACACACATCAGCACCCATCCATTCCCCTTATCTCAGATGACTTACCGGAGCCAAGTAAAGGTACCGCCAGGATAGAGATGCCTTTATTCTCAGCTTCAAGGAGTATTTTCTTGTATAACGAGGTCATATTCGTCTTCCACTTGcccatgttttgttttccacATCTGGGTTGGACAATGGCATGAATAACCCATTTGAAGGTTGCGCATTCCCCCGTCATGTACGTCGTCCATGGTTTAAACACACCTTTTTCTTTCACTATTAACTCGTTGCGATTCAAGTCGAAAGCTGAATCCATTGTAACTAGAGTCGCTGCAACGTATCCCATGTCTTTAAAACGTGTCCCTTCACTGACAACGATGCCATCTGCAGGTGCTTGTGTAACGTCACCATCACAGATGACTATGTACAACCCATGTGGAGACTCATAACTGTTCCCTGCAATTTGACAAGCCGACGCAGCTGCCATGTTGTCTGTGGATGGAACACATTGATACAAAATGTGCTTGGGAAAATGTCAACAACATATAGTGCATGGGAGAATGTCAATAACACATAGTGtacatagtgtgtgtgtgtgtgtgtgtgtgtgtgtgtgtgtgtgtttgtgtgtgtgtgtgagagagagagagagagaataacACAATATGTAGAGGATGTCAATAACATAATGCGTGGTAGGAAGTCAATACCACATAGAGTGTGGGAGGGTGTCAATACCACATAGTGTGCAGGAGGATGTCAGTAACACATAGTGTATGGGATGATGTCAATAACACATAGAGTGTAGGAGACTGTCAATAACACGTAGTGTATGGGAGGATGTCAATAACACATAGTGTATGGGAGGATGTCAATAACACATAGTGTGTAGGAGAATGTCAATAACACATAGTGTATGGGAGGATGTCAATAACACATAGTGTGTAGGAGGATGTCAATAACACATAGTGTATGGGAGGATGTCAATAACACATAGTGTGTAGGAGGATGTCAATAACACATAGTGTATGGGAGGATGTCAATAACACATAGTGTGTAGGAGAATGTCAATAACACATAGTGTGTGGGAGGATGTCAATAACACATAGTGTGTAGGAGGATGTCAATAACACATAGAGTGTGGGAGACTGTCAATAACACATAGTGTATGGGAGGATGTCAATAACACATAGAGTGTGGGAGACTGTCAATAACACATAGTGTATGGGAGGATGTCAATAACACATAGTGTATGGGAGGATGTCAATAACACATAGTGTAGGAGAATGTCAATAACACATAGTGTATGGAAGGATGTCAATAACAAAAGATTTTTTATTATAAGCACATTCATCAAGTAAGTAACACAGACAACAATTGTGCGCATTTAGTGATGCCATTTTTATTGCCGTGACGTATTCTTATTGTGTGTACAAACATGTTTAcataggtgacatttggtgcggaactggggttgatgtgttccgcttcttGTGCTTGGAAAATTAGCAAGATATGTGAACCGgaatgttttattgtagtttaaaggtcagactgtagccatgtgtacatgtcatgGTTTGAGAGCCTGGGTAATTTTTTAAACATAACGTTACTATAGAAATCTATGGGAAAACACCTGGAGATGTATAACCTATAACTTGAAACCGGTTCAGCAAACAGCCACAACATCGCGTCTATCGTTCTGTCTTCAGAACAATTCCATATGTGTTCTGCTTGGAAGCTCTTCGCCTCGAAATTTCAATTATCGATTTTAGGCAAGTTGTAAGGAATAAGGTGTCCTTTGTTGCATCAATAGGAGTGGGCGAATATAGCATGGGTCAAATTATTGTCGAAAATGTGTGCCATTGTGCCTTTAAATGCACATGGTATTTATGGCACACAATGGTGGTGCTAGTGTCTTGGATACAACATGGTAATCACACCACCACTATTCTCTTTTACGTATCACCATAAGCTGTATCCGATTGTTTGTATTTCTGTAAAGTCGTATTACTTACACAGTGCTCCAGCCGTGGTCAGGACTGGACCTGATTCCGCGCATATGACCAGAGCGAGCGGTTTGTATCCTCCGACAGTACGAAGTCCCTGAATGTTCAGTATGAAGTGACAGAACACTCAAGCTAACGCGAAAGAGAAAGTAGGAAACTCCGAATCCGGATGAATACAAAACAGTGCTGAGAAAAGTTGTGTTCTGGCTCAGAGGGGATAGGGGTGGGTGTTCCAGGAGTCAAATACCCCACCACCACCTCTCCACTTCCCCGACCCTCcacttttttttttaatttactgAGGTCCACATTGTAATTTTAAACGGAGCGGGTGTGGTAGAGGTAGAAGGGTTCAAGTCCCCTGACCCCCGACTCCTGaaacccccaccaccaccagccccacccccacccccacccccatccagtaattaaaacggACCACAATTTTCagtattcagtgctgtcaaTTTACCGAAGTAAGACAGAAGTTGGACAgaagttgtgttttattgtagtttaaaggtcAGACTGTAACCCTATGTACATGGcctggctgttgatagcctggatatattgtttaaaaaatataaggttactatagaagtctatggaaaaacatttggtgttgtgtaccCTCAACCGTAACACTGGTCAGCTGACTTAACCCCAGCTCACACATTCCTctaaaatgaaattattaaaACACATGAATGAATATATTATCATAAATCGTTTGTGAAAGACGTTGTCAGGTTTAGGGTTTTCCTTTTACCTCTGTAAAAGCTAACCAACGGGCCTTTTGTGCATGATGCACTGCCATACGTCAGCAACAACACTGACGtttgtaagggaggtaactcttcaaGGCGTATTGTACCATAACTGAATTCGCTATGTCAGCAACAACCAGCATtgaggttacacaacaccaaatgttttcccatagacttctatagtaaccttatatttttttaaaaaaatatccaggctatcaacagccattccatgtacacatgggcacagtctggcctctaagctacaataaaacacaagttgtggccaacttgtccggcacatttgccaagcacaggaagcggaacacatcaacccccagctccgcaccgaatgtcacctacttcaaaatatatgtacagacataagcataacccatggtgataaaaatgacagcactaaatacttaaaattgtggtcagttttaataacagggcggatgtgcttttaaaacacatacacatcttacactatttcatccaatcacatttgtcacaggcctctgtccgtttgagttgtttccatacggtcctcgctcgggcagcatgtgatactgatatagtgtagtggaaccttgAGAGGTGACTATTGTAAGGCAAGTAACTATTCAAGGCCTGTTGTTCCATAGCTGAATTCAACACCACCGCCGGACCTCTAGTTCAGCTGGAACTGTACCCACTCCTTTTGTTCCTATACAGATGATAATTCAAGGAATTGGTCACCAGCTATCGGTGAGTCTAACGGTAATGGAACGAGTGGTCATTTTGCTGAATTTTACTCCTTGTCAACGGGACGGTGGGGTGGCTAAATgtttaaggcgttcgctcgtcaagccgaagacaaGGTTCGATTCGACAtattggcacaatgtgtgaagtctggtGTCTGGtgaatttctggtgtcttccgcAGTGATAtctaaatattgctaaaagcgccgtaaaagCTGACTCACTTTAACTCTTGTCTTACAGTGCTTTAGATCATGCCAGAAGATTAAATGAGATTTCACTCGTTCTGTTTATTTCTTTCAGGTggtaaaacaaaacaatctgGTACTGGGCAATTACTGAACGATACGGTGTGTAACATCTAATAagtcaaaacagaaacaaactgaTATCAAGAATAAGGGACATTCCCCCATTAACTAAATCTTAATGCAATGACTATCTTCCCTATAGTGGAATATAAGAAAGACAGGCAGTTCATGTATATTTCTATGTCTGTCAGCGCAACTAACTCATTCAATTGTACTTGGAAATACCCTCTGTGAATTCTATACTTTAATTGCAGGAGTTAATGTTTGAGACAGCCGTTTGTACGGAGCTTGAGAACGTGGATATGTTCTTCACTAACTACTGCATACCCTTTCACGCTCACGTAGCTACCTGACACTGTTCATTGCTTTAAACCAAAACCAGTACACTTTTCGGAAAACAATGGGAGACATTAGTTTTCACGGGACAGCTGAGGGTAGCTCAGCTGGTTTACGTTTCACTGAGAAACAATGGAAAAATGCATAAATAACAGGGTAGAACAGTCTGTCCTTTCTGTGGAGAGGTGTGCCCCTTTGTTGGACTGGGATGTGCTTGTTGCAGACTCAAGACGTATACGTGAACGTCGGGAACTCAATTCGGGAAAGAAAGCTTATGTTCCACTCCTGATAATTAAATCCTTCCAAACTTAATTATCAATTAACGTTGAAATGAATAAGTACAGTTTGTTTTtctgccgctttcagcaatagttAAGTATAAACATACGGATGTCGatggtgtgtttgtttctggCCATCTCGATAGTCTGAATATCTTCCAAACTACCGAGCATGTATTCATCACTCCAACAAGCCCCTGTCACTGGTCTCGTGCATAGACAGTAAAACGCGGTGCTAGTTGTTACTCTGCCTGGTGCTTGGCATCAAGAGGCTTGAACAAGAACTGGTCGACATACTGTGACATGGCTTTCATTATGAACCTGGCTTTAATAGGTagatacgcacgcacgcacgcacgcacgtgcaTTCACAGTGCTATTTTGGTGCAATATTCTTGAACACTGCCTTCTTGCAGTAGAAAAAGATGGTAAAGTGACCTCACCGGTATTATGGGTCGTATACTCCCCTGGAATCTTAAAATGACAGTCGTTTGCACACATCTACCGACAGGTTTGACGACGGTAATGGCAGAACGCTTGAGCAAGCTTTACATCTGGACATACATCTTACATCTGGATATAAGCATAATAGGTTTGTTGTTGGTATCCTTGCCATTATCATTCCCCATTTCAGCTGCCATCATCAGATATCGAGACACAACACATAGTAACACCTCATACATCCACAAGTGGTACTTTGTCGGTGGTGTCACAGAGCCGTCCGATTCGGGCACTATGTCCATGTGACGCGCCTCCATTTACGACAAAAAACGAAAGTGCTTGAAGaacatatatttgaaaattaaaatacatgaaCGTTATTCCTATTCTGTGACTCCCTTCTTGGCGAGGTCCTCCTTGACCCGTGTCAGATAAGTCTCATCTGGATAGCCGAACCTGCGGGACAACATGGCGGTCAGGTCACACAACATgccacacaaaaacacacattgtttttctttataaAACAACACACGTTTTTCTAATGGCTTGAGAGGAAGCAGATATAACATGGAAATGCCTCTTACATTCCTAACCGCCCTAACAGTCATGCTGGTCTGTCAATGAATGTCATCCCATTATACATACTTGGTCGCACCGCCCTACATGTTGGTCCAACGATGAATGTTGTCTTTAATACATACCTGATCGCCCCACCCTATATACTGGTCTCATGGTGAATGTTGTCTTTCATACATACCTGATCGCCCCGCCTTTCATGTTGGTCTAACGATGAATGTTGTCTTTAATACATACCTGGTCGCCCCACCCTATATATTGGTCTCATGGTGAATGTTGTCTTTCATACATACCTGATCGCCCCGCCTTTCAGGTTGGTCTAACGATGAATGTTGTCTTTAATACATACCTGATCGCCCCGCCCTTCATGTTGGTCTAACGATGAATGTTGTCTTTAATACATACCTGGTCGCCCCACCCTATATATTGGTCTCATGGTGAATGTTGTCTTTCATACATACTTGGTCGCCCCGCCCTTCATGTTGGTCTAACGATGAATGTTGTCTTTAATACATACCTGATCGCACCGCCCTATATATTGGTCTCATGGTGAATGTTGTCTTTCATACATACCTGGTCGCTCCGCCCTACATGTTGGTCTAACGATGAATGTTGtctttaatacatacatacatacatacatacatacatacatacatacatacatacatacatacatacatacatacatacatacatacatacatacatacatacatacatacatacatacatacatacatacatacatacatacatacatacatacatacatacatacatacatacatacatacctggTCGCCCCGCCCTTCATGTTGGTCTTGTGATGAATGTCACCCCACGTCACTACACAGCTTTGATCGGGTGAGGTCGCACGAACGATCGTAAATATCAACTTCCGTTTAAATGCGATTCTTAAAAGTCTAAGAATTCCCATTCCTTTGGTGGAGTTTGGTAGGTAGGCCTTCCTGGTCACCCCAGTGTATGGCTCGCCCGGGTCAGGGTGTGCAGGCTGTGGGTACAAGGTGAATTTCGATGAcgataaacatttgaaatatatgttgcCTCAACTGATAGTGAAAATAATTCTACCCCTTCAATGACCACAAGATGAAAAATTCGCGTTTACTGTAATGTCATAAATCATGCTGCCATGTTACTACTGCCAGTGAAGATTTAAATACACTccagttttcttttgtttgttgtttgacaccgcactcagcaattctccatatactagtatatggcggcggtctgtatataatcaagtctgtttTTAAGTTGGTAATCTCGTAAAATGAGCGTTATCTACAAATCAGTCATGTCGCAAATGCCATGACATATCTCACATATTCTTCAAAATCGTGTCTTCCCACACttgctcactctctcactcactctaaagggGTAGATCCAAGTGCATGTTGTCCATCTCACCATCATCACCGGTATCAAAATAGCACTCCTGCGACATGTACTTAATCCGGTCTCAACCAGACACATCCTGGTGTATCCAGTACTTTTTACTTAGGACCTGCACCAGACCAGGCTTTGAGCACGTACAGTAACGAGCAGCAACAACAAGGCGTCATCGAGCACATATACTAAGGGTTAGCACTTGGACATGTATGAAttttcagtgtatgaaataaggcctgATCGAGACAGGTTAGATTTCTGATGGACGGTCTAAAGACACAGCTAGCCAGACCTACAGTCTGGTAAATATTTCAGATGTTCCATAAATCTGAGTAAATTCACGAATttggtgtctggtctggttaaatcctaTTTGGGCTAGTAATATTTTGCAGTTACCAATATTGGTTTGTGGCTGGGTTTTTGGCTTATTTCGTACACTGATTATTATTAAATATAAAAGTGACTTCTCACCCCTTGGATGCCGTCAGGAATGTGATACGTGATGACTACGGTGTCGTATTTACTGTAGCCAGGCAAGCGATCATCCACCAGACCCACCTCCATCGATCCTTCTGGCTGATTCCCGATGATGACCCCGTACACCATGTCACAAGTGGGGCACACAGGCTTGTAATTAGCGAAATGTTTATCTATACACTTCCTACAGAATACATGCCCACATTTGGCCAACGTTTTGGGGTGTTTCATCACACGTGAACATATAGGACAGTCTACACCCTGACTCTCCGGTTTACCCTCCTCTTCATCGGAACTCCAGGAACTTCTGTTCTGGCTTGACAGGGGATTAGCTTCGGGTGTCAGACTGTGGCTCTTACCCACTGTCCAATCCGGAAAGTCGGCCTCCGAGCTGATCTTGATAGCGGGCACGTTTTCTTTGGCTTTGTTCATCTCATGTTGAGCTCGGAGCAGCTCGAGAGCCTCTTCCTCCACTTTTGCTGCCAGCGACTGTGACCTCTTCCTCGTCCTTCCCAGCTCGCTGGACTTCGTCCTCCTCGGGGTGTCCGGGTCTTCCGCCTTCAACTGGTCAGCCTTAACTGGCATCACTGGTTTCGGATCAGGTTTCCCTCCTTGTCTGACCTGAGACGCTTTGGTTGTGGGCAGTGgaatgtatgttggtttgtagGTAGGTTTAGTCACATTCTTCACGGGTTTCGTCACAACTTGTTCTTTCCGTGGTGTTTCTGAAGATGGTTTATTCTCCTTGCCAGGTCCTATTACCTTCTCTCTAACATCCTCTGCTGACTTGAGTAGAGGGCCGCCTTCATACGTCATGTTCATGTCATACGTCTTCCCATTGACACTGACTCTCGTCCCTTTCATCGACGGACGGACCACGGGTTTATCAGTTCGATGCTCCTCGTCAGATGATGCTGGGGAATATCTGGACTTTTTTGGTTTCCTGGATGCACCCGTCTCGCTTGTGTCATCTGTTGTAAAGTCATAGACATCAAACGTATCAAGATAACTTCTTCCAGACTGTATCTTCGGAGGATTATAACCCTCTAATTGAGAATCATGACCATTTGAAGTAGCCTTTTGTCTGGGACTATTATTCGTGTTCTGTTCTCTTGTTCCTGGTTGCTTGTGAGTCCTGTGATTTCCTTTATTTTCTCTAGTTACTGTTTGGTTTTCTCTAATTTGTCTACTTCTGGACCACTCGTGATCGTCAGAACCAGTACTATCTATAGAAGACCCAGAGCCTCTTCTGGTACCACGGCGGATTCCACCACGTCGGAACTTTGACTTTTTATGCTTTGCCCTGGATCTAGGCTTCTCGTCCTCATCCTCATCCAGTTTAAAGGACACCGATCTCTTGGTCTTGTCACTCTGGGGCCGCCCACTAAACTCGAACTTACACAAAGCAGCAATCATATCCACCAGCTGCTCGTCCATGGACACAAACAACACGTCGGTCAGCGTCTTCGGTTTGAAAGTCGCTACAGAGGTCACAGCAACTTGCACCGCTTCCTCCAGATTAGACACTCCTGAATGTAGAAATGCATGAACAAAGTGAGCAATAGAAACGCACTGCAACTGCCCTTAATGAATCCAATAGTGTGACCTCTTTAGAAAAGTTAAAGGTCAACACAATAACAGGCCATGGACTTGTTTTATTCGGTTGCTTTGTTTGTGTAAAGACGTCTAACACTCGCCACTTGCAACTAATGGATTCTGGACGGTTATACAAAGAGGAAAATGCACAATGGGTTAGATTTTGACcgcaaatatattacaaaattgtTCAAGCGAATTACGTGTATGAGACTTAAAAGTTATTTACTCATTCGTCACCGATCTCTAAATCCAATACTCCTAATTATCTGGGAAATCATTTCGCGTGAATCtataatattatgtattgttgtATAATGCTTGAATGACCAATAAACGAGCCATATCGCATCGGTCCGCAAATAGttcagtctggaccaggaaCCCCAGTGGATGATAGCGTGAGCAACAACCAACAGCGACTGGGTACATTAAAACACAACCTACCGAATGTTTGGGTTAAATGGGAGCTGTGCTTCCTTAGCTCTACAAGGAGTTGTAATGATGAAAATGGCACGACTGTAGGTAAACTAGATCTCTGGGTATTATACCCATCATATCCATCTCGGGCGATATGACCATTAACCCCCCACCGTGTAACATACCGATCATACCCACTTCCGGGTTACATACCCACCTCCTGGTAACACACGCACAATACCCACCTCCTGGTAACATACCCACCATACCCACCTCCAAGTTACATACCCACCTCCTGGTAACATACCCACAGTACCCACCTCCAAGTTACACACCCGCCTCCTGGTAACACACCCACCATACCCACCTCCAAGTTACATACCCACCTCCTGGTAACACACCCACCATACCCACCTCCAAGTTACATACCCACCTCCTGGTAATATGCCCACAGTACCCACCTCCGGGTTACACACCCACCTCCTGGAAACATACCCACAGTACCCACCTCCGAGTTACATACCCACCTCCTGGTAACATACCCACAGTACCCACCTCCGGGTTACATACCCACCTCCCGATAACATACCCACATTACCCACTTCCGGGTTACATACCCACCTCCTGGTAACACACCCACCATACCCACCTCCGCCCAGCAGCGGTAGCGCCAACACCATGATCCCGTTCTTCTCCGCCTCCCGGAACAACGTCACGTACAGCTTCTTCATGCTGATGACCCACTGTTTGGTCTGACTTGGCGTGCATGCGGCCAGGAAGGCGTGAAACACAACCTGGTCTTTAGCCCGGTTGGTCAACACGTTCCAGAGAGGGAAAGTCAAGTGTTTCTTCCTCATGTCCTCTCTGTCGATCTCGAACAGCGGGTCCAGCTTGATGAGAGCCTTCGTGACGAAGCTCTCGTGCTTCATCATCTTGTCCTCTTGTGTCACTATGGCGTCTGCCACAGCGTCAGTGATGTCACCCACATACGTCGTCACGTGAAGACCAAACGGGGACTTGAACTGAAATTTGGGAATTTTCGTCTCCGAGTTTGCCATTACACCTGAAATAAGACGAACGAAATTGTTAACGCTGAACTCGACAATGTCAAGCTGTTTCAGTGGTCTGTATGTTCTCGAGGCTAGTAACTGAAAGAATGAACAAGGACCATCAACATATGATGCAATTCAACCAGCCAGAGACGTAACCATCGGCAACCATGCATAAAATCTGGAATCGAAAGAGAACTGTCCAGCCGATGATCAGGAGGACCCAATCTACAGGTTCGAGTTCTTGTACACTGCGGATTGACTTCCAGTGAATCGGTTTTCACGCATGTTTTCTCGTGTAAAAGCAGGATACCACACTTATCAGCGTGCACCAAAGTTGGGAATCCAACAGAGGTCAACTAGGTAGCCACAGGGCTACGACCTCGTCCAGTTGATGATCCGGCTTAAAGCAacattcaatcactcactcgtCCAGTTGAGAGGAACACCCGCCTTCATGCAGGAAGCGGCTCCTGTCGGCTACCACGCGTGTATGTAGAAACCTGACATTGTGTACACGTAACAACATGGCAGTTTCAGATGGGCGTTTCGAAACGTCCAAACTTGAATTGGCAGCTCGGTGCGCATTTAGCCTAGATATCAAGTCTCAATCATATCATCAATACATACAGGAATCTAAACATTCTGAATACCATTTAGTACCAGACTCGATCTGTTTAGGGTCAGATATTCACGTGGATATGACGTGCGGTACAAAACCTCGAAACCACATTCAGAAACCTTTATCAGCCCAtctcaaaataaaaatatttggtTATCTCTTAGGGAATGTGTACATAATCGTACCTAAAAGTACATATTCCATACGACTATTCATTCTTTTTCATGCGCGATATAGACACTGCGGATGTTCAcgagtatcatgtcacaaaatacaaatggAAACGCTCTCTCGGTGATTACGAGGAAAACTGAAACctgaaaaaaatgatttttcatCATGGGATTTCTTTTGAAAACCAAAATCGGATTAAAAGATTATTTAGAGTGTTAAGCTATTCATGATCACGTACTTACACAGCACAGCACATGGGTACCGAGTCCACTCCCGGAGCTGTCAACTACAGCTTGAGAGAAGCGagttatttacatgtattgtatggATAGAACTGATATAGAACACAAAGGCAGCATGGGTTGCCAGAAGACTTTTCAATAGGCTGCCATTCCCTACTTACCGGACTGAGAAATCAAAACCAAGTTGATATCGAATATTGACTCAAttgaaatgttgttgacatTTGTCGAGGCCCTGTATGGGTTGTTACGGTGAGGCGACTTTGCCAAGCGTCTTTCTATGCCTGATTTCAATGCAATTCA includes the following:
- the LOC137279248 gene encoding uncharacterized protein; translated protein: MANSETKIPKFQFKSPFGLHVTTYVGDITDAVADAIVTQEDKMMKHESFVTKALIKLDPLFEIDREDMRKKHLTFPLWNVLTNRAKDQVVFHAFLAACTPSQTKQWVISMKKLYVTLFREAEKNGIMVLALPLLGGGVSNLEEAVQVAVTSVATFKPKTLTDVLFVSMDEQLVDMIAALCKFEFSGRPQSDKTKRSVSFKLDEDEDEKPRSRAKHKKSKFRRGGIRRGTRRGSGSSIDSTGSDDHEWSRSRQIRENQTVTRENKGNHRTHKQPGTREQNTNNSPRQKATSNGHDSQLEGYNPPKIQSGRSYLDTFDVYDFTTDDTSETGASRKPKKSRYSPASSDEEHRTDKPVVRPSMKGTRVSVNGKTYDMNMTYEGGPLLKSAEDVREKVIGPGKENKPSSETPRKEQVVTKPVKNVTKPTYKPTYIPLPTTKASQVRQGGKPDPKPVMPVKADQLKAEDPDTPRRTKSSELGRTRKRSQSLAAKVEEEALELLRAQHEMNKAKENVPAIKISSEADFPDWTVGKSHSLTPEANPLSSQNRSSWSSDEEEGKPESQGVDCPICSRVMKHPKTLAKCGHVFCRKCIDKHFANYKPVCPTCDMVYGVIIGNQPEGSMEVGLVDDRLPGYSKYDTVVITYHIPDGIQGPAHPDPGEPYTGVTRKAYLPNSTKGMGILRLLRIAFKRKLIFTIVRATSPDQSCVVTWGDIHHKTNMKGGATRFGYPDETYLTRVKEDLAKKGVTE